A genomic stretch from Bradyrhizobium sp. 195 includes:
- a CDS encoding beta-keto acid cleavage family enzyme translates to MNPAVVAVAITGSVPRKKDNPAVPILPAEQIESTHQAFEAGATLAHIHVRNDDETPSSDPERFALVQEGIRKHCPDMIVQFSTGGRGRDPSARGSSLYLKPDMASLSTGSVNFPTIVYENSAALVETLATGMKANGIRPEIEIFDLSHLHGARRLIEAGLIDARPHVQFVMGVKNAMPADEHVLDILLAELRRLIPNATWTAAGIGRHQAEVMGWALARGADAVRTGLEDNIRVDKTRLAASNAELVSIACEAVARHGRRVATAAEARSLLGMAG, encoded by the coding sequence ATGAACCCCGCTGTCGTTGCTGTTGCTATTACCGGCTCTGTTCCGCGCAAGAAGGACAATCCCGCGGTGCCAATCTTGCCGGCCGAGCAGATCGAGTCGACGCACCAGGCCTTCGAGGCCGGGGCCACCCTTGCGCATATCCATGTTCGCAACGATGACGAGACGCCGTCCTCCGACCCGGAGCGCTTCGCGCTGGTGCAGGAGGGGATCAGGAAGCATTGTCCTGACATGATCGTGCAGTTCTCGACCGGCGGGCGAGGGCGCGATCCCTCGGCGCGTGGATCGTCGCTCTATCTCAAGCCGGATATGGCCTCGTTGTCCACAGGCTCAGTGAATTTTCCGACCATCGTCTACGAGAACAGCGCCGCTCTGGTCGAGACCCTTGCCACCGGCATGAAGGCAAATGGCATTCGTCCGGAAATCGAGATCTTCGATCTGTCGCATCTGCATGGTGCTCGGCGTCTGATCGAGGCGGGGCTGATCGACGCCCGTCCGCACGTGCAGTTCGTCATGGGCGTCAAGAACGCGATGCCCGCGGACGAACACGTCCTCGACATCCTGTTGGCAGAGCTGAGGCGGCTGATCCCGAACGCGACGTGGACCGCGGCCGGGATCGGACGTCATCAGGCCGAGGTCATGGGCTGGGCGCTGGCGCGGGGCGCCGATGCGGTTCGTACCGGGCTCGAGGACAATATCAGGGTCGACAAGACGCGCCTCGCCGCCAGCAATGCGGAGCTCGTGAGCATCGCCTGCGAGGCTGTCGCGCGCCACGGACGGCGCGTCGCGACTGCGGCAGAGGCGCGCTCCTTGCTCGGGATGGCAGGGTAG
- a CDS encoding MFS transporter encodes MASTRAIHGMSQSRKAAASGWIGSALEYYDFFIYATAASLIFPQIFFPSDNPTVAIVASLATYGVGYVARPIGAFVLGHWGDTHGRKTVLIVCMFLMGFSTMAVGILPTYQQVGILAPVLLVILRLVQGFAVAGEISGASSMILEHAPFGRRGFYASFALQGVQAGQILAAAVFLPLAAYMPADAFNSWGWRIPFLLSFFVIVAGYIIRREVDETPAFAREDERGETPRAPVIQAIKLSWRDMLRVICMALMNVIPVVATIFGAAYAVQPAYGIGFAKDVYLWIPVLGNMLAVFVIPFVGHLSDKVGRKPPIIVGALLSGLLAFGYLYAISIRSVPLAILLSLLMWGVVYQGYNAIFPSFYPELFPTRTRVSAMAISQNIGTTITALLPALFATVAPPGSANIPLTVGAIAFGITVIAALAAVTARETYRISIDDLGNPKAVPMARADYERRRAEAAGGAAAIAT; translated from the coding sequence ATGGCTTCGACGCGCGCGATCCATGGCATGAGTCAATCCAGGAAGGCTGCCGCAAGCGGCTGGATCGGATCGGCTCTCGAATATTATGACTTCTTCATCTACGCGACCGCTGCGTCGCTGATCTTCCCGCAAATCTTCTTCCCCTCAGACAATCCTACGGTCGCCATCGTCGCTTCATTGGCAACCTATGGCGTCGGCTATGTGGCCCGCCCGATCGGCGCCTTCGTGCTCGGACATTGGGGCGACACCCACGGCCGCAAGACCGTTCTCATCGTCTGCATGTTTTTGATGGGATTCTCCACGATGGCCGTGGGCATCCTGCCGACCTATCAGCAGGTCGGTATCCTCGCGCCGGTTTTGCTCGTCATCCTGCGCCTGGTGCAGGGATTTGCTGTTGCCGGTGAAATCTCCGGCGCGAGCTCGATGATCCTGGAGCACGCGCCGTTCGGCCGGCGCGGCTTCTATGCAAGTTTTGCGCTCCAGGGCGTCCAGGCCGGGCAGATTCTTGCAGCAGCGGTCTTCCTGCCGCTGGCGGCCTACATGCCGGCCGATGCCTTCAACAGCTGGGGCTGGCGGATTCCCTTCCTGCTCAGCTTCTTCGTGATCGTCGCGGGCTACATCATTCGTCGCGAGGTCGATGAGACGCCTGCCTTCGCCCGCGAGGACGAGCGGGGAGAAACACCGCGGGCACCCGTCATCCAGGCGATCAAGCTGAGCTGGCGCGACATGCTCAGGGTCATCTGCATGGCGCTGATGAACGTCATTCCTGTCGTTGCGACGATCTTCGGTGCGGCCTACGCGGTGCAGCCGGCCTATGGCATCGGCTTTGCCAAGGACGTCTATCTCTGGATACCGGTGCTCGGAAACATGCTGGCCGTGTTCGTCATTCCGTTCGTCGGCCATCTCTCCGACAAGGTCGGCCGCAAACCGCCGATCATCGTCGGCGCGCTGCTCTCCGGCTTGCTCGCGTTCGGCTATCTCTACGCCATCAGCATCCGGAGCGTACCGCTTGCGATCCTGCTCTCGCTGTTGATGTGGGGCGTCGTCTATCAGGGCTACAACGCGATCTTCCCGAGCTTCTATCCGGAGCTGTTCCCGACGCGCACACGCGTGTCGGCGATGGCGATCTCGCAGAACATCGGAACGACCATTACCGCCTTGCTTCCGGCCTTGTTTGCCACCGTGGCGCCGCCCGGCTCGGCCAACATCCCCCTGACGGTGGGGGCAATCGCCTTCGGCATCACGGTCATCGCCGCGCTGGCGGCTGTCACGGCCCGCGAAACCTATCGGATCAGCATCGACGATCTCGGTAATCCCAAGGCCGTTCCGATGGCGCGGGCCGACTACGAGCGCCGGCGTGCGGAAGCGGCGGGTGGTGCGGCCGCAATTGCGACCTGA
- a CDS encoding PQQ-dependent sugar dehydrogenase, whose translation MTFSIARALLCSSLLCLAGCNDGSGDPKAQVGANPILPDIQQYLLPPVHIARIVGWKKDETPAVPQGLQVKAFATGLQHPRFIYMLPNGDVLVAESKAPKGGAIKRPKEIVMGYIESWATSGGNDTGPGNRITLLRDGNGDGVPETQSVFLDHLNSPFGIALVGNDLYVANTDAIVKYPYTEGDTKITAPGTVLTPLPGGPINHHWTKSLVASPDGSKLYAGVGSNSNITENGMEAEHNRAAILEVDRASGRWRVFASGLRNPNGLSFEPQTGTLWTVVNERDELGPDLVPDYMTSVKDGGFYGWPYSYYGEHVDPRVKPQRPDLVAKAIVPDYALSSHVAPLGMAFNTGSGLPAAYRGGAFVGEHGSWNRQVLNGYKVVFVPFTDGKPSGPTQDVVTGFLNSDNKARGRPVGVAIDKSGALLIADDVGNTVWRVSAVHPQLTQR comes from the coding sequence ATGACTTTCTCCATTGCCCGCGCGCTGTTGTGCTCCTCGCTGCTGTGTCTTGCCGGCTGCAATGACGGCAGCGGCGATCCGAAGGCGCAAGTGGGCGCCAACCCTATTCTTCCTGACATCCAGCAATACCTGCTGCCGCCGGTCCACATCGCCCGCATCGTCGGCTGGAAGAAGGACGAGACGCCGGCCGTGCCGCAGGGCCTGCAGGTCAAGGCCTTTGCGACCGGCCTGCAGCATCCGCGTTTCATCTACATGCTGCCCAACGGCGATGTGCTGGTGGCGGAATCCAAGGCGCCGAAGGGGGGCGCGATCAAGCGGCCCAAAGAGATCGTCATGGGATATATCGAGTCCTGGGCGACCTCGGGCGGCAACGACACCGGGCCGGGCAACCGCATCACGCTGCTGCGTGACGGCAATGGCGACGGCGTGCCGGAGACGCAAAGCGTCTTCCTCGACCATCTCAACTCGCCGTTTGGCATCGCGCTGGTCGGCAACGATCTCTATGTCGCCAACACCGACGCCATCGTCAAATATCCCTACACGGAAGGTGATACCAAGATCACCGCGCCGGGCACGGTGCTGACGCCGCTGCCGGGCGGGCCGATCAACCATCACTGGACCAAGAGCCTGGTCGCCAGCCCCGACGGCTCGAAGCTCTATGCCGGCGTCGGCTCCAACAGCAACATCACCGAGAACGGCATGGAGGCCGAGCACAACCGCGCCGCGATCCTCGAGGTCGACCGTGCCAGTGGCCGCTGGCGCGTGTTCGCAAGTGGCTTGCGCAATCCCAACGGGCTCAGCTTCGAGCCGCAGACCGGCACGTTGTGGACGGTGGTGAACGAGCGCGACGAGCTCGGTCCCGATCTCGTCCCCGACTACATGACCTCGGTGAAGGACGGCGGCTTCTACGGCTGGCCCTACAGCTATTACGGCGAGCACGTCGATCCCCGCGTCAAGCCGCAGCGGCCGGATCTCGTCGCCAAGGCGATCGTGCCGGATTATGCCCTGAGCTCGCATGTCGCGCCGCTCGGGATGGCTTTCAACACCGGCTCCGGCCTGCCGGCCGCTTATCGCGGCGGCGCCTTCGTCGGCGAGCATGGCAGTTGGAACAGGCAGGTGCTCAACGGCTACAAGGTGGTATTCGTGCCGTTCACGGACGGCAAGCCGAGCGGGCCGACGCAGGACGTCGTGACGGGCTTCCTGAACAGCGACAACAAGGCGCGTGGCCGTCCCGTCGGCGTCGCCATCGACAAATCAGGCGCTTTGCTGATCGCAGACGATGTCGGCAACACGGTGTGGCGGGTGAGCGCGGTCCATCCGCAGCTGACGCAACGTTAA
- a CDS encoding DUF2231 domain-containing protein, with translation MQQDVRVRTTAQIAGHPIHPMRVPIPIACFVGALLTDIAYVASAEIMWADFSAWLLLVGVVFGVLAAIAGLTDLLGNRLVRAQTPAWPHFIGNALVLVLATVNALIHTRDAWTSVWPTGLVLSVITVLILPITGWLGWAMVYRHGVGVAR, from the coding sequence GTGCAGCAAGACGTGCGCGTGCGCACCACCGCGCAGATCGCGGGTCATCCCATTCATCCGATGCGGGTGCCGATACCGATCGCGTGCTTCGTCGGGGCGCTGCTGACCGACATCGCCTATGTCGCCAGCGCCGAGATCATGTGGGCGGATTTTTCCGCCTGGCTGCTGCTCGTCGGCGTCGTCTTCGGCGTGCTGGCGGCGATCGCGGGCCTGACCGATTTGCTCGGCAACCGGCTGGTGCGGGCGCAGACGCCGGCCTGGCCGCATTTCATCGGCAATGCCCTGGTGCTGGTCCTCGCGACCGTCAACGCGCTGATCCATACCCGCGATGCCTGGACCTCGGTGTGGCCGACGGGGCTCGTTCTGTCCGTGATCACGGTGCTGATCCTGCCCATCACCGGCTGGCTCGGCTGGGCCATGGTCTATCGCCACGGCGTGGGAGTTGCGCGATGA
- a CDS encoding formate dehydrogenase subunit gamma — MASFGRFVSLLFGVGALLLVLTAVPASAQQVNPTASSVKEQQLLQELNRIQGRVSIPDQRSGVLEQPQGREWREFRNVTLRWIGGVAIVGMLAVLVIFYLTRGMVRLESGRSGRTIVRFTVFERFVHWMTATCFIILAISGLNITFGRPLLLPLMGFEAFSEWSQWAKYAHIYLSFPFTIGVVLIFLMWIAGNIPNKVDVGWIKRGGGIVGHDHPPAYRFNAGQKMIYWIVVIGGGLVAATGYALMFPFYMSGIEGMQMAQIIHSVVAVLFVAAMIAHVYIGTIGMEGAFEAMGSGEVDLNWAREHHRLWLDEQMARTGPNDQKPQRAPAAAE; from the coding sequence ATGGCGTCATTTGGAAGATTCGTAAGCTTGCTGTTTGGTGTAGGTGCGCTGCTTCTGGTGCTCACGGCGGTTCCTGCGAGTGCCCAGCAGGTCAATCCGACCGCGAGCTCCGTCAAGGAGCAGCAACTGCTGCAGGAACTCAATCGGATCCAGGGCCGTGTCAGCATTCCGGATCAGAGGTCGGGCGTGCTCGAGCAACCGCAGGGGCGCGAGTGGCGGGAGTTTCGCAATGTCACGCTGCGCTGGATCGGCGGCGTTGCGATTGTCGGCATGCTGGCTGTGCTCGTGATCTTCTATCTCACCCGTGGCATGGTGCGGCTCGAAAGCGGGCGGTCGGGACGCACGATCGTGCGCTTCACCGTTTTTGAGCGTTTCGTGCATTGGATGACGGCCACCTGCTTCATCATCCTCGCCATCTCGGGTCTGAACATCACCTTCGGGCGGCCGCTGTTATTGCCTCTGATGGGATTTGAAGCCTTCTCCGAATGGTCGCAATGGGCGAAGTATGCCCACATCTATCTAAGCTTCCCGTTCACCATCGGCGTCGTCCTGATCTTCCTGATGTGGATCGCGGGAAATATCCCGAACAAGGTGGACGTTGGCTGGATCAAGCGGGGAGGGGGCATTGTCGGCCATGATCATCCGCCGGCATATCGCTTCAATGCCGGCCAGAAGATGATCTACTGGATCGTCGTGATCGGCGGCGGCCTCGTTGCCGCAACGGGATACGCGCTGATGTTCCCGTTCTACATGAGTGGCATCGAAGGCATGCAGATGGCCCAGATCATCCACTCCGTGGTGGCTGTATTATTCGTGGCCGCAATGATCGCGCATGTTTACATCGGCACGATCGGGATGGAGGGGGCTTTCGAGGCCATGGGCTCGGGTGAGGTCGACCTCAACTGGGCGCGCGAACATCACAGGCTTTGGCTCGACGAGCAGATGGCGCGAACTGGACCGAACGATCAAAAGCCGCAACGGGCGCCCGCTGCGGCTGAATGA